From a region of the Pseudoclavibacter endophyticus genome:
- a CDS encoding NAD(P)-dependent oxidoreductase, producing the protein MTANRPTVGFIGLGNMGAGMSRNLLHHGFPLVVTDARAEAGAALLAAGASWAGTPADVAARSDLVITMLPTPPIVRGVALGPGGILEGIRDGGTWIDMSTSVPEVADEVRAFADERGITIVDAPVSGMSVGAANGTLQIFVGADADDFRRILPVLEAMGDPQRILNVGGPGAGYAVKLLINQLWFSQLVATAEVLAVGARAGVDLEVLRQALIASPANSAFVERDVLSVLDSGDYDEGFAIALACKDLGLSVDLARSVGVPVELSSLVEQVYRRARAAYGDAAGEMTPMRLYEDLIGAPLRRVPPSDPMPPSGAVSPSDTVQPSGALPQGPTPVAA; encoded by the coding sequence ATGACCGCTAACCGCCCGACGGTCGGGTTCATCGGACTCGGCAACATGGGCGCGGGCATGTCCCGCAACCTGCTGCACCACGGCTTCCCCCTCGTCGTCACCGACGCCCGCGCCGAAGCCGGCGCCGCCCTGCTGGCCGCCGGCGCATCCTGGGCCGGAACGCCCGCCGATGTCGCGGCCCGCAGTGACCTCGTCATCACCATGTTGCCGACCCCGCCCATCGTCCGCGGCGTCGCCCTCGGGCCGGGCGGAATCCTCGAAGGGATCCGCGACGGAGGCACCTGGATCGACATGTCGACCTCGGTGCCCGAGGTCGCCGACGAGGTGCGGGCCTTCGCGGACGAACGCGGCATCACGATCGTCGACGCCCCCGTCAGCGGCATGTCCGTCGGAGCCGCGAACGGCACCCTCCAGATCTTCGTCGGGGCGGACGCAGACGACTTCCGGCGCATCCTGCCCGTTCTCGAGGCGATGGGTGACCCGCAGCGGATCTTGAACGTGGGCGGCCCCGGTGCCGGCTATGCCGTCAAGCTGCTCATCAATCAGCTGTGGTTCTCGCAGCTCGTCGCGACGGCCGAGGTGCTGGCCGTGGGCGCGCGGGCCGGCGTCGACCTCGAGGTGCTGCGCCAGGCGCTCATCGCCAGCCCTGCCAACAGCGCCTTCGTCGAGCGCGACGTGCTGTCGGTGCTCGACTCGGGCGACTACGACGAGGGATTCGCGATCGCCCTCGCCTGCAAGGACCTCGGGTTGTCGGTCGACCTCGCGCGCAGCGTCGGGGTGCCGGTCGAGCTCTCGTCGCTCGTCGAGCAGGTGTACCGGCGCGCCCGGGCCGCCTACGGCGATGCGGCAGGCGAAATGACGCCGATGCGCCTCTACGAGGACCTCATCGGCGCCCCGCTGCGACGCGTTCCGCCGAGCGACCCCATGCCGCCGAGCGGCGCGGTCTCGCCGAGCGACACGGTCCAGCCGAGCGGCGCGCTGCCGCAGGGGCCGACGCCGGTCGCCGCGTGA
- a CDS encoding FAD-binding oxidoreductase has translation MVVPTFTRPTPTIDRDAIVDRLTELLGAEQVDTDEQRLREASVDRFHKYEAAHGIFDGPIPAAIAYAASTEQVRDVLTFADRHRVNVVPRTGRTGTEGGLETAAHDTIVLDCSRMDRVIEIDEQNMMATVQCGVPLQRLDDELRARGLTTAHSPQSKPLAQFGGLVATRSIGQLSTLYGGIEDMVVGLEAVFPDGSITRIKNVPRRAAGPDIRHVVIGNEGALCVVTEVTVKLFPYEPQNRRALGYIVDRFADGIEGLRRVVQAGYRPSVCRVYSEDDAAQHFSDVAEGKPVVVVVADGPRRLADATAEGVVEVFEGIPHRALEPSYVEHWLDHLNWGPEKIDAERRDMLEHRRLGYTTEVAIDWSRTNELYECVMRRIQTEFARADDLFLLGAHSSHSYQTGTNLYFVYDYRINCEPRDELHEYHEPINAIIVDEALRLGGSMVHHHGIGKYRTPWTKQEHGSAYRILAGLKREFDPNGVMNAGTIYPVE, from the coding sequence ATGGTCGTGCCCACCTTCACCCGGCCGACGCCGACGATCGACCGCGACGCCATCGTCGACCGGCTCACCGAGCTGCTCGGCGCCGAGCAGGTCGACACCGACGAACAGCGCCTCCGCGAGGCGAGCGTCGACCGATTCCACAAGTACGAGGCCGCCCACGGCATCTTCGATGGGCCGATCCCCGCTGCCATCGCCTACGCGGCGTCGACCGAGCAGGTGCGCGACGTGCTCACGTTCGCTGACCGGCACCGCGTCAACGTCGTGCCCCGCACCGGCCGCACGGGCACAGAGGGCGGGCTCGAGACAGCCGCGCACGACACGATCGTGCTCGACTGCTCCCGCATGGACCGGGTCATCGAGATCGACGAGCAGAACATGATGGCGACCGTGCAGTGCGGGGTGCCGCTGCAGCGGCTCGACGACGAGCTCCGCGCCCGCGGGCTCACGACGGCGCACTCGCCGCAGTCGAAGCCGCTCGCTCAGTTCGGCGGGCTCGTCGCGACACGTTCGATCGGCCAGCTCTCGACGCTCTACGGGGGCATCGAGGACATGGTCGTCGGCCTCGAGGCCGTCTTCCCCGACGGCAGCATCACGCGCATCAAGAACGTGCCCCGCCGTGCGGCCGGCCCCGATATCCGCCATGTCGTCATCGGCAACGAGGGTGCTCTGTGCGTCGTAACCGAGGTCACCGTCAAGCTGTTCCCGTACGAACCGCAGAACCGGCGCGCGCTCGGTTACATCGTCGACCGCTTCGCCGACGGCATCGAGGGCCTGCGCCGTGTCGTGCAAGCCGGCTACCGGCCGAGCGTGTGCCGCGTGTACTCGGAAGACGACGCGGCCCAGCACTTCAGCGACGTCGCGGAGGGCAAGCCGGTCGTGGTCGTCGTGGCCGACGGGCCCAGGCGTCTCGCCGACGCGACGGCCGAGGGCGTCGTCGAGGTGTTCGAGGGAATTCCGCACCGCGCGCTCGAGCCGTCCTACGTCGAGCACTGGCTCGACCATCTCAACTGGGGGCCCGAGAAGATCGACGCCGAGCGGCGCGACATGCTCGAGCACCGGCGCCTCGGCTACACAACCGAGGTCGCGATCGACTGGTCGCGCACCAACGAGCTCTACGAGTGCGTTATGCGGCGCATCCAAACCGAATTCGCCCGGGCCGACGACCTCTTCCTGCTCGGCGCGCATTCCTCGCACAGCTACCAGACGGGCACGAACCTGTACTTCGTGTACGACTACCGCATCAACTGCGAGCCCCGCGACGAACTGCACGAGTACCACGAGCCCATCAACGCGATCATCGTCGACGAGGCGCTCCGGCTCGGCGGCTCGATGGTGCATCACCACGGCATCGGCAAGTACCGCACGCCCTGGACGAAGCAGGAGCACGGCAGCGCTTACCGCATCCTGGCTGGGCTCAAGCGGGAATTCGATCCCAACGGGGTCATGAACGCGGGCACGATCTACCCGGTCGAGTGA
- a CDS encoding DMT family transporter, with protein sequence MTTSNTPEAAAPPPRSRRVAVVVWTAAVVFGGSLMGVQARMNGELATVSGDWSWAALVSFGGGLMLLAFAAMTSKRRALALPRIVAAVRQGRLAWWHTIAGLSGALFVVVQATVAPVLGVAILTIAFVAGQTIGGLAADRFGFGAGGVERISVPRLAGGALVVVAVLVSVAGRLEGGFAWWLLILPVISGFFVAFQQAFNGRVRVQTDVFAATLGNFFIGTMALALVFAVHGALVAGPFDWFGAPWYVYLGGVAGVIGVPIAAVAVGTIGVLRLALALVTGQLVGSLVLDLTLPLATTAVTAWTYVGLALAFVAIVITSVRWGRR encoded by the coding sequence GTGACCACGTCGAACACGCCAGAGGCCGCGGCGCCGCCGCCGCGATCGCGTCGCGTGGCCGTGGTGGTCTGGACTGCCGCCGTCGTGTTTGGCGGATCGCTCATGGGCGTGCAGGCGCGCATGAACGGCGAGCTCGCGACCGTGAGCGGCGACTGGTCGTGGGCGGCGCTCGTGTCGTTCGGCGGCGGGCTCATGCTGCTCGCGTTCGCCGCAATGACATCGAAGCGCCGCGCGCTCGCGCTCCCTCGCATCGTCGCGGCCGTTCGCCAGGGACGGCTCGCGTGGTGGCACACGATCGCTGGCCTGAGCGGGGCGCTCTTCGTCGTCGTGCAGGCCACAGTGGCACCGGTGCTCGGCGTCGCCATCCTCACGATCGCCTTCGTCGCGGGCCAGACGATCGGCGGCCTCGCAGCCGACAGGTTCGGTTTCGGGGCCGGCGGCGTGGAGCGGATCTCCGTCCCGCGCCTCGCCGGCGGCGCGCTCGTGGTGGTCGCCGTGCTCGTGTCGGTCGCGGGGCGCCTCGAGGGCGGATTCGCGTGGTGGCTGCTGATCCTGCCCGTCATCTCGGGCTTCTTCGTCGCGTTCCAGCAGGCGTTCAACGGTCGCGTTCGCGTGCAGACCGACGTCTTCGCGGCCACCCTGGGCAATTTCTTCATCGGCACGATGGCGCTTGCGCTCGTGTTTGCCGTGCACGGTGCCCTCGTGGCCGGCCCGTTCGACTGGTTCGGCGCACCCTGGTACGTCTATCTCGGCGGCGTGGCCGGCGTCATCGGCGTGCCGATCGCAGCCGTCGCCGTTGGCACGATCGGCGTGCTGCGCCTCGCCCTCGCGCTCGTGACGGGGCAGCTCGTCGGCTCGCTCGTGCTCGATCTCACCCTGCCCCTCGCGACGACGGCCGTCACCGCGTGGACCTACGTGGGCCTCGCGCTCGCCTTCGTCGCGATCGTCATCACTTCGGTGCGCTGGGGCCGCCGCTGA
- a CDS encoding FGGY-family carbohydrate kinase, with product MSRGDDAGSGSGGPLLLSIDNGSQSTKVTIVDAAGGVVARGRASLRPPEHPAPGRVEHPDDDLWDSIVDACRQAMAAYGGDPSRIVAAGLCTIRFCRVLLDASGALAAPVISWMDERLARPYEHRDDRVAYVSTSTGYIAGRLTGRLTDAAGNTEGRWPVDHDAWRWSADDAVIASEGLRREQLLPLLLPGELHGRVTAAAAAASGLPEGLPVYATSNDKAVEALGSGLLDGGELLLSLGTYVATMTPGERDFAPQRVQGVWRNFGAVPGGTYYESAGVRRGMWTVSWLRDLVLGPRAGETAAPLGGADGERERVLDAEAMDAPPGAGGLVTVLDWLAPPDEPWRRGAMVGFDGSQGRGHLYRSVLEALALTTADAATELLRELGRTPRALIVAGGGARSDLMLRILAATYGVPVRRTRFADGAGMGAAIAAAVGAGVHETWDDAVDAMVHVADVVEPEPALVEAYRDIAARHRAIRAGVRGMLDDMAHRGSGPGLGKELETDG from the coding sequence GTGTCGCGCGGGGACGATGCGGGCTCGGGGAGCGGCGGGCCCCTGCTCCTCTCCATCGACAACGGCTCGCAGAGCACCAAGGTCACGATCGTGGATGCCGCGGGCGGCGTGGTCGCGCGCGGTCGGGCGAGCCTGCGCCCGCCGGAGCATCCGGCACCGGGCCGGGTGGAGCATCCGGACGACGATCTCTGGGACTCGATCGTCGACGCGTGCCGTCAGGCCATGGCGGCGTACGGTGGAGATCCCTCGCGCATCGTCGCGGCAGGGCTGTGCACGATCCGCTTCTGCCGCGTACTGCTCGATGCGAGCGGCGCGCTCGCGGCGCCGGTGATCAGCTGGATGGATGAACGACTCGCCCGTCCATACGAGCACCGCGACGACCGGGTCGCCTACGTGTCGACCTCGACCGGCTACATCGCCGGCCGGCTGACCGGCCGGCTCACGGATGCCGCCGGCAACACCGAGGGCCGGTGGCCCGTCGACCACGACGCGTGGCGGTGGAGCGCCGACGACGCGGTCATCGCCAGCGAGGGGCTGCGGCGGGAGCAATTGTTGCCGCTCTTGCTGCCTGGCGAGCTGCACGGGCGCGTGACGGCCGCGGCCGCGGCCGCTAGCGGGCTGCCGGAAGGCCTGCCCGTCTACGCGACCTCGAACGACAAGGCGGTCGAGGCCCTCGGGTCGGGTCTCCTCGACGGCGGCGAGTTGCTGCTGTCGCTCGGCACCTACGTGGCGACGATGACGCCGGGCGAGCGCGACTTCGCCCCGCAGCGCGTGCAGGGCGTCTGGCGCAACTTCGGCGCGGTGCCGGGCGGTACCTACTACGAGAGCGCCGGCGTGCGCCGGGGCATGTGGACGGTCAGCTGGCTCCGCGACCTCGTGCTCGGGCCGCGGGCGGGGGAGACGGCAGCACCCTTGGGTGGCGCTGACGGCGAGCGGGAACGCGTGCTCGACGCGGAGGCGATGGATGCGCCACCTGGCGCGGGCGGGCTCGTGACGGTGCTCGACTGGCTCGCGCCGCCCGACGAGCCGTGGCGGCGCGGAGCCATGGTGGGCTTCGACGGGTCGCAGGGCCGCGGGCACCTCTATCGATCCGTGCTCGAGGCGCTCGCCCTCACGACGGCCGATGCGGCGACCGAGCTGCTGCGCGAGCTCGGACGTACGCCCCGCGCGCTTATCGTCGCGGGCGGTGGGGCCCGGTCCGACCTCATGCTGCGCATCCTTGCTGCGACCTACGGGGTGCCCGTGCGCCGCACCCGCTTCGCCGACGGCGCCGGCATGGGCGCGGCCATCGCGGCCGCGGTCGGCGCCGGCGTGCATGAAACGTGGGATGACGCCGTCGACGCGATGGTGCACGTGGCCGACGTCGTAGAGCCCGAGCCGGCGCTCGTCGAGGCCTACCGAGACATCGCGGCCCGCCACCGCGCGATCCGCGCGGGGGTGCGGGGGATGCTCGACGACATGGCGCATCGAGGTTCAGGCCCGGGCCTGGGCAAGGAGCTCGAGACCGACGGGTGA
- a CDS encoding ABC transporter permease: MTGTHVAESATTIVDLSATTPGDEPRGGAARWFRRLAPLIAVVIVLALLALWISSRELDSIEQRTLNWDYLLARTREHLVLTFVASALVAALAIPIGIAVSRSTSRIFRGMVGAIANIGQATPAVGLIILLAIAWQTGFTTALVGIVAYSFLPVLRNTVAGLDQIEPSVRESARGMGMTSGQSLWRIELPLASPVIIAGLRTALVFAVGVATVATFINAGGLGDMIVNGLKLQRYPVVVVGAVLVAAIAVLIDWFAGLVEELVKPKGL, from the coding sequence ATGACCGGCACGCACGTCGCGGAATCGGCGACGACCATCGTCGACCTATCCGCCACGACGCCCGGCGACGAGCCGCGCGGGGGAGCCGCCAGGTGGTTTCGACGGCTCGCCCCGCTCATCGCCGTCGTGATCGTCCTCGCCCTGCTCGCCCTGTGGATCTCGTCGCGCGAGCTCGACTCCATCGAGCAGCGCACGCTCAACTGGGATTACCTGCTCGCCCGCACGCGTGAGCACCTGGTGCTCACGTTCGTGGCGTCGGCGCTCGTCGCGGCGCTCGCGATCCCAATCGGCATCGCGGTGTCGCGCTCGACCTCGCGCATCTTCCGCGGAATGGTCGGCGCCATCGCGAACATCGGACAGGCGACGCCTGCGGTGGGTCTCATCATCCTGCTCGCGATCGCATGGCAGACCGGCTTCACGACGGCCCTCGTGGGTATCGTGGCCTACTCGTTCCTGCCAGTGCTGCGCAACACCGTCGCAGGGCTCGACCAGATCGAGCCGAGCGTGCGCGAGTCCGCCCGCGGAATGGGCATGACATCGGGCCAATCCCTCTGGCGCATCGAGCTCCCACTGGCGTCGCCGGTCATCATCGCCGGGCTCCGCACAGCCCTCGTCTTCGCCGTCGGCGTCGCGACGGTCGCGACGTTCATCAATGCCGGCGGCCTCGGCGACATGATCGTCAACGGCCTCAAGCTCCAGCGTTACCCCGTCGTGGTCGTCGGGGCCGTCCTCGTCGCGGCCATCGCCGTGCTCATCGACTGGTTCGCCGGGCTCGTCGAGGAGCTCGTGAAACCGAAGGGCCTCTGA
- a CDS encoding SDR family oxidoreductase, with amino-acid sequence MTKKDHRVEITDFSLASFSLEGRTAIVTGGNSGLGQAFTLALAAAGANVFVPSVHDDGGETAELVAEAGAEHAGMLADLTAPGGPERVMAGAVDAFGRVDVLVNSAGINVVAPWRDFGRAEWDRMLAVNLTAAFELGRLAAQHMSDRGSGKIINIASLYSFLGGLGSPAYAATKHGIVGFTRAYADELGPCGVQVNAIAPGYFETALTAATRSEPETSRRILEHVPSGRWGERADLMGAVVFLASRASDYITGQVLTVDGGYLVR; translated from the coding sequence ATGACCAAGAAGGACCACCGCGTGGAGATCACCGACTTCTCACTCGCCAGCTTCTCGCTCGAGGGCCGAACGGCCATCGTGACCGGCGGCAACAGCGGTCTTGGCCAGGCGTTCACGCTGGCACTCGCCGCGGCGGGCGCGAACGTGTTCGTGCCGAGCGTCCACGACGACGGGGGCGAGACGGCCGAGCTCGTCGCGGAAGCCGGGGCGGAGCACGCGGGCATGCTGGCTGATCTGACGGCGCCCGGCGGGCCCGAACGGGTCATGGCGGGGGCCGTGGATGCCTTCGGTCGCGTCGATGTCCTCGTCAACTCGGCCGGCATCAACGTCGTGGCACCCTGGCGCGACTTCGGGCGCGCCGAATGGGATCGCATGCTCGCCGTCAACCTCACCGCCGCATTCGAGCTCGGACGGCTTGCCGCCCAGCACATGAGCGACCGCGGCTCGGGCAAGATCATCAACATCGCGTCGCTCTACTCGTTCCTCGGCGGTCTCGGCTCGCCCGCCTACGCCGCGACGAAGCACGGCATCGTCGGCTTCACGCGCGCCTATGCCGACGAGCTCGGCCCGTGCGGCGTGCAGGTCAACGCCATCGCGCCCGGCTATTTCGAGACGGCGCTGACGGCGGCGACGCGCTCCGAGCCCGAGACCAGCCGGCGCATCCTCGAGCACGTACCGTCCGGGCGATGGGGTGAGCGGGCCGACCTCATGGGCGCCGTCGTGTTCCTCGCGAGCCGAGCCTCCGACTACATCACGGGCCAGGTGCTCACCGTCGACGGGGGCTACCTCGTGCGCTGA
- a CDS encoding glycine betaine ABC transporter substrate-binding protein encodes MKKTWSALALVAASGLALTGCSGGGAASGSQGDELEGLTGVIGAKDFAEQYVLAYITTELFNAHGADVEANIELVGSTNVRQALENDQFLGYWEYTGTGWITYLGETEPVQGAEEQYQAVAEADLDENGIAWLEPAPLNNTYAFAALTETAEELGVTTLSDVAALPEDQQTFCIESEFSTRDDGWPGLRDTYGFADNTAMLDTGVIYTATAAGDDCTFGEVFETDGRIPGLGLTVLEDDLEFFPNYQGSFTLKQTTLDEYPAIADVIGLVAPLLTTEVMQQLNSQVDVEGEDPQDVAIDWLTEQGLI; translated from the coding sequence ATGAAGAAGACGTGGAGCGCGCTCGCGCTCGTCGCCGCCTCGGGCCTCGCCCTCACCGGATGCTCGGGAGGAGGCGCCGCCAGCGGCTCGCAGGGCGATGAGCTCGAAGGACTCACGGGCGTCATCGGCGCGAAGGACTTCGCCGAGCAGTATGTCCTCGCCTACATCACCACGGAGCTCTTCAACGCGCACGGCGCCGACGTCGAGGCGAACATCGAGCTCGTCGGATCGACGAACGTGCGCCAGGCCCTCGAGAACGACCAGTTCCTGGGCTACTGGGAGTACACCGGCACGGGGTGGATCACCTACCTCGGCGAGACCGAGCCAGTGCAGGGCGCCGAGGAGCAGTACCAGGCGGTCGCCGAGGCCGACCTCGACGAGAACGGCATCGCCTGGCTCGAGCCGGCGCCGCTGAACAATACGTATGCGTTCGCAGCACTCACGGAGACGGCCGAGGAGCTCGGTGTCACGACGCTGAGCGACGTCGCGGCGCTGCCGGAGGACCAGCAGACGTTCTGCATCGAGAGCGAGTTCTCGACGCGCGACGACGGCTGGCCCGGCCTCCGCGACACATACGGCTTCGCCGACAACACGGCGATGCTCGACACCGGTGTCATCTATACGGCGACGGCGGCCGGTGACGATTGCACGTTCGGGGAGGTCTTCGAGACGGACGGGCGTATCCCCGGCCTCGGCCTGACGGTGCTCGAGGACGACCTCGAGTTCTTCCCCAACTACCAGGGCTCGTTCACGCTCAAGCAGACGACCCTCGACGAGTACCCCGCGATCGCCGACGTGATCGGACTCGTGGCGCCGCTGCTCACGACCGAGGTGATGCAGCAGCTCAACAGTCAGGTCGACGTCGAGGGCGAAGACCCACAAGATGTCGCGATCGACTGGCTCACCGAGCAGGGGCTCATCTGA
- a CDS encoding ABC transporter permease, producing MDGFDVEGFFVFIGRRWEEILTLAGEHLAVVLLSVAIAAVIGIGLGMIVWDRPAARSAAVTTAAIAITVPSLALLALLSPVLGLGWGATIVALVVYALLPIVRNTAVGLGEVPRHVLEAASGVGMSRTRILVSMQLPIAWPVILTGMRVATQLSVGVAAIAAYVAGPGLGTYIFRGLATLGSKNALNFALVGTLATIVIALLLDALFVLLARSTTSKGLR from the coding sequence ATGGACGGCTTCGACGTCGAGGGATTCTTCGTGTTCATCGGCCGGCGCTGGGAGGAGATCCTGACGCTTGCGGGCGAGCACCTGGCGGTCGTACTGCTCTCCGTGGCGATCGCGGCGGTCATCGGCATCGGGCTCGGCATGATCGTGTGGGATCGGCCCGCGGCTCGCAGCGCCGCCGTCACGACCGCGGCCATCGCCATCACGGTGCCATCGCTCGCCCTGCTGGCGCTGCTCAGCCCCGTACTCGGTCTCGGGTGGGGCGCGACCATCGTGGCGCTCGTGGTCTACGCCTTGTTGCCGATCGTGCGCAACACGGCCGTCGGGCTCGGCGAGGTTCCTCGTCACGTGCTCGAGGCCGCCAGCGGCGTCGGGATGTCGCGCACCCGCATCCTGGTGTCGATGCAGTTGCCGATCGCGTGGCCCGTCATTCTGACCGGGATGCGCGTGGCGACGCAGCTGTCCGTCGGCGTCGCCGCGATCGCCGCGTACGTGGCCGGGCCCGGCCTCGGCACCTACATTTTCCGCGGGCTCGCGACCCTCGGCTCCAAGAACGCCCTCAACTTCGCGCTCGTCGGCACGCTCGCGACCATCGTCATCGCCCTGCTGCTCGATGCCCTGTTCGTGCTCCTCGCCCGCTCCACGACCTCAAAGGGACTTCGATGA
- a CDS encoding ABC transporter ATP-binding protein, translated as MNAPTRSATTTTSGTDAIRAIADATSGVGIELDRVTKQYPGQERPAVEDFSMTVRPGELVMFVGPSGCGKTTTMKMINRIIEPTSGSIRIAGHDVLSLEPNELRRHIGYVIQQIGLFPHLTIHENVATVPKLLGWSKARIDERVDELLRVVDLDPGVYARRFPKQLSGGQQQRVGVARALAADPPVMLMDEPFGATDPITRESLQAEFLRLQEDIGKTIIFVTHDFDEAIKLGDRIAVLSQRSQIEQFDTPSNILASPANDYVSSFIGKGTALKRLALVDLTHVDLIDATTATSSLEVDQRDTLRDALDMLVRSGASSVRVTRDGRAVGAIDFDTISAYLDGQGVRGATPAGDEARELGPDTEARL; from the coding sequence ATGAACGCCCCCACTCGCAGTGCGACCACCACGACGTCCGGCACCGACGCCATCCGGGCCATCGCCGACGCGACCTCCGGCGTCGGCATCGAGCTCGACCGGGTCACCAAGCAGTACCCCGGCCAGGAGCGCCCCGCCGTCGAGGACTTCAGCATGACCGTCAGGCCCGGAGAACTGGTCATGTTCGTCGGTCCGTCCGGGTGCGGCAAGACCACGACCATGAAGATGATCAACCGCATCATCGAGCCCACTTCCGGGTCGATCCGCATCGCCGGACACGACGTGCTCTCGCTCGAGCCCAACGAGCTGCGACGCCACATCGGTTACGTCATCCAGCAGATCGGGCTCTTCCCGCATCTCACGATCCACGAGAACGTGGCGACGGTGCCGAAGCTGCTCGGCTGGTCGAAGGCACGGATCGACGAGCGCGTCGATGAGCTGCTGCGCGTCGTCGATCTCGATCCCGGCGTGTACGCGCGGCGCTTCCCCAAGCAGCTCTCCGGCGGTCAGCAGCAACGGGTTGGGGTCGCGCGGGCGCTGGCAGCCGACCCGCCCGTCATGCTCATGGACGAGCCCTTCGGCGCGACCGACCCGATCACGCGGGAAAGCCTGCAGGCCGAGTTCCTCCGGCTCCAGGAAGACATCGGCAAGACGATCATCTTCGTGACCCACGACTTTGATGAGGCCATCAAACTCGGCGATCGGATCGCCGTGCTCAGCCAGCGAAGCCAGATCGAGCAGTTCGACACGCCCTCGAACATCCTCGCGTCACCGGCGAACGACTACGTCTCGTCGTTCATCGGCAAGGGAACGGCGCTCAAGCGGCTGGCGCTCGTCGACCTGACGCACGTCGACCTGATCGACGCGACCACCGCCACGTCATCGCTCGAGGTCGACCAGCGCGACACCCTTCGCGACGCCCTCGACATGCTCGTCCGCTCGGGCGCCTCGAGCGTGCGGGTCACGCGCGACGGCCGGGCCGTCGGTGCGATCGACTTCGACACGATCTCCGCGTACCTCGACGGGCAGGGCGTTCGAGGGGCGACGCCGGCGGGCGACGAGGCCCGTGAGCTCGGTCCGGATACGGAGGCACGGCTATGA
- the fae gene encoding formaldehyde-activating enzyme, translated as MAAALELGESFIGDGVNAAHINTVLGPRDGAAGTAWATALASPSAGHVPFVAVLRPSLPVKPLTLFVSKSAPIDDRHGELIWGPAQAGVAAGVADALARGSIPDEASDTHVVIAAVWVNPGADDADTVYRNNREATRRAIEAGAARLPANADVVEARQAPVNPFYTAPPLKGDPNDR; from the coding sequence ATGGCGGCCGCGCTCGAACTCGGCGAGTCTTTCATCGGCGACGGCGTGAATGCCGCGCACATCAACACGGTCCTCGGGCCGCGTGACGGCGCCGCCGGCACCGCCTGGGCGACGGCGCTCGCATCGCCGAGCGCCGGCCACGTGCCGTTCGTGGCGGTGCTACGCCCGTCGCTGCCCGTCAAGCCCCTGACGCTCTTCGTCTCGAAGTCCGCCCCGATCGACGACCGGCACGGCGAACTGATCTGGGGGCCCGCGCAGGCGGGCGTCGCGGCCGGGGTGGCCGACGCCCTCGCGCGCGGATCCATCCCCGATGAGGCCTCCGACACGCACGTCGTCATCGCCGCCGTCTGGGTCAACCCTGGCGCCGACGACGCCGACACCGTGTACCGCAACAACCGAGAGGCCACACGCCGTGCCATCGAGGCCGGTGCGGCGAGGCTTCCCGCAAACGCAGACGTCGTCGAGGCGCGGCAGGCACCCGTCAACCCCTTCTACACGGCACCACCTCTGAAAGGCGACCCGAATGACCGCTAA